Proteins encoded by one window of Xiphias gladius isolate SHS-SW01 ecotype Sanya breed wild chromosome 15, ASM1685928v1, whole genome shotgun sequence:
- the cdkn2a/b gene encoding cyclin-dependent kinase inhibitor 2A produces the protein MTLGDDLTTAAAKGNTADVECLLQAGAEVNGVNCFGQTALQVMMMGSTPVAKVLLKYGGDPNVADRSTGATPLHDAARAGFLDTVRLLVEYLADPEARDNTNCRPIDVARGNGHEGVVAFLESL, from the exons ATGACTCTCGGGGACGATCTGACAACAGCCGCAGCGAAGGGGAACACGGCAGATGTGGAGTGTCTTCTGCAGGCAGGAGCTGAAGTTAACGGGGTGAACTGTTTTGGACAAACCGCTCTACAG gtgatgatgatggggaGCACACCGGTGGCTAAGGTGTTGCTGAAGTACGGAGGGGACCCCAACGTGGCGGACAGGAGCACCGGGGCCACCCCGCTGCACGACGCGGCCAGGGCGGGCTTTCTGGACACTGTGCGGCTGCTGGTGGAATACCTGGCTGACCCAGAGGCCAGGGACAATACGAACTGTCGGCCGATTGATGTGGCCAGGGGAAACGGCCACGAAGGTGTGGTTGCTTTCCTGGAgtctctgtga